Proteins encoded by one window of Bacteroidota bacterium:
- a CDS encoding F0F1 ATP synthase subunit B encodes MELIKPSLGLIFWMLIAFFTLLFVLGKFAWKPIMNALSEREKSISDALDVAKRTKEEMAQIQSDNQRILAEARNERDLLLKEARDTKDKIINDAKGKAQEEADRLIKIARENIQNEKMAAITELKNQVANLSVDIAQKLLTEELSSPDKQKILIKALLENVNLN; translated from the coding sequence ATGGAACTTATAAAACCCTCGTTAGGACTGATATTCTGGATGCTTATTGCATTCTTTACGCTTTTATTTGTGTTAGGAAAGTTTGCCTGGAAACCTATAATGAACGCATTGAGTGAGCGCGAAAAATCCATTTCAGATGCGTTGGATGTTGCTAAGCGCACTAAGGAAGAAATGGCGCAGATACAATCGGACAACCAACGAATATTAGCAGAAGCACGCAACGAGCGTGATTTGTTATTAAAAGAAGCCCGCGATACGAAAGACAAGATTATTAACGATGCAAAGGGCAAGGCACAGGAAGAAGCTGATCGCCTAATTAAAATTGCAAGAGAAAATATACAAAATGAAAAGATGGCAGCTATTACTGAACTAAAAAATCAGGTTGCTAACTTATCGGTAGATATTGCTCAAAAATTATTGACCGAGGAACTATCATCGCCCGATAAGCAAAAGATACTCATTAAGGCGTTGCTTGAAAACGTAAACCTAAATTAA
- the atpE gene encoding ATP synthase F0 subunit C, producing MLSSILLEAGNLGMGYGLAAIGAGLAAMGAGLGIGRIGGSALESMARQPEIAGDIRANMILTAALVEGAAFFAMVVGLLVTFKS from the coding sequence ATGTTATCATCAATTTTGCTTGAAGCAGGTAATTTAGGAATGGGTTACGGATTGGCAGCTATAGGCGCAGGTCTTGCTGCAATGGGTGCCGGTTTAGGCATCGGTCGCATAGGTGGTTCGGCTTTAGAGTCTATGGCTCGTCAGCCCGAAATAGCAGGCGATATCCGTGCAAACATGATTCTTACCGCTGCATTGGTTGAAGGTGCTGCCTTCTTTGCCATGGTAGTAGGACTATTGGTTACCTTCAAAAGCTAA
- the atpB gene encoding F0F1 ATP synthase subunit A: MNKHTNRFGIYAHILVALFFVAVISANAVGQDHAAPAETMQQLDNGTTKADAEAHAVSNDTHAEAPHEEAKFDAGKMIVEHISDAHDWHIAGHFSIPLPVLIYSPTKGFHSFLSSKFNHGHDAYNGFRLEHNEIVAEDGSKLYDLSITKNVFAMLISVVLLILIFTSVAKAYSKRTGMAPKGLQSLIEPLIVFVRDDIAKASIGPHYQKYMPYLLTAFFFIWINNLLGLIPIFPFGANVTGSIAVAMVLAVITLVIVTVKAKPGYWMHIVAMPGVPKWVLFLLTPIEILGFFLRPFVLMIRLFANITAGHIIALAFFSLIFIFGEMNTGAGIGAAIFSTAFVVFMTVLELLVAFLQAFVFTLLSAIYIGAAIEDHHHDSHAHETKAEMAH, from the coding sequence ATGAATAAGCACACAAACCGTTTCGGGATTTACGCACATATATTAGTTGCTCTATTTTTTGTTGCTGTTATATCTGCAAATGCCGTAGGGCAAGACCATGCGGCACCTGCCGAAACCATGCAGCAATTGGATAATGGCACTACCAAGGCTGATGCAGAAGCACATGCAGTATCCAACGATACACATGCAGAAGCACCGCACGAAGAAGCTAAGTTTGATGCAGGAAAAATGATAGTGGAGCATATAAGCGATGCACACGATTGGCATATTGCTGGCCATTTCTCAATCCCTTTACCTGTACTTATTTATTCGCCTACCAAAGGCTTTCATTCCTTTTTGTCTTCTAAGTTCAATCATGGGCATGATGCATATAATGGGTTTCGCCTGGAGCACAATGAAATTGTAGCTGAAGATGGAAGCAAATTATACGATTTAAGTATTACCAAGAATGTATTCGCTATGCTGATAAGTGTGGTTCTGCTAATTTTAATATTTACATCAGTTGCCAAAGCATATAGCAAGCGCACAGGCATGGCCCCAAAAGGGCTTCAATCGCTAATTGAGCCACTTATAGTTTTTGTGCGCGATGATATAGCAAAAGCATCTATTGGGCCGCACTATCAAAAGTATATGCCATACTTACTAACTGCATTTTTCTTTATTTGGATTAATAATTTATTAGGGCTTATTCCGATATTCCCTTTTGGAGCAAATGTAACCGGGAGTATAGCTGTAGCAATGGTATTAGCGGTTATTACGTTAGTAATAGTAACTGTAAAAGCAAAACCCGGATATTGGATGCATATTGTTGCCATGCCTGGAGTGCCAAAGTGGGTGCTATTTTTACTTACGCCTATTGAAATTCTTGGATTTTTCCTGCGTCCGTTTGTATTAATGATACGTCTCTTTGCGAACATTACAGCCGGACACATTATAGCCTTGGCTTTCTTTTCACTCATATTTATTTTTGGAGAGATGAATACAGGTGCAGGTATTGGTGCAGCCATATTTAGTACAGCCTTCGTAGTATTTATGACCGTACTCGAGCTACTTGTAGCCTTTCTTCAAGCATTTGTATTTACACTTCTTTCGGCCATATATATTGGAGCAGCAATCGAAGATCATCATCACGATTCGCATGCGCATGAAACTAAAGCCGAAATGGCACATTAA
- a CDS encoding T9SS type A sorting domain-containing protein: protein MKQISQVILLLLSMSAFAQKETANWYFGNNAGIDFNSGAPVVVNNGAISTTEGCASMSDPLGNLLFYSEGLTIYNANHVPMPNGSGLFGGGSSSQSCIAFPSPAGNGLYYMFTVPDAAGAAGLCYNVIDMNLNGGLGDVVTKNVNVVPGPVAEKLTACKHANGIDFWVSVHGNANAVYHTVLVTAAGVQPALSQTIGAGLTGIWTGGMSFNGNGTKLAMSTYDMHTMELIDFDNATGVFSNPASYIFPNTYYPYSTEFSASGNFLYCCNVDYTPGEIYQFDMNSGSNVNICASGISIHTFTDIPGDIQLALDGKMYFARYATSWVGVINAPDSAGSFCNPVTNGVNVSPGGCTLGLPDFVTNFLSTSASVKNLCFGDSTEFTLGNPASVVVSSWDFDDPASGPNNTSFILDPKHMFTAPGNYNVQLILVYTNLSSDTITIPVTINPLPTPNLGPDSTLCIGQLYNLNPGAYNSYLWSNGNSANNITAAASGTYTVTVTDINGCKNVDSVALVFTACAQVIVNISSSDSLFCDKNCIDFFDQTLNSPYSWTWYFSGASPASSTDQNPTNICYNQYGKFDVILVACNSIGCDSVFFPGFITEFQLPTAPIATLVGVTLNSTQAFSYQWFIVGDTTVYSTAQSFQPIVNGNYYVLIADSNGCQVPSNVIAFTIGIGESLTDAGFILSPNPANDMIALTGPYMQNVTITVYDVAGKVIQSLSSINTNRISISTQTLATGCYHVQVIADNSVLWGRFVRE from the coding sequence ATGAAACAAATCTCTCAAGTAATTCTTCTTCTTTTAAGTATGAGCGCTTTTGCGCAGAAAGAAACAGCCAATTGGTATTTTGGAAACAATGCCGGTATCGATTTTAATTCGGGCGCACCCGTAGTAGTCAACAATGGCGCTATAAGCACTACCGAGGGATGCGCTAGTATGAGCGACCCTTTAGGCAACCTGCTTTTTTACTCCGAAGGATTAACAATCTACAATGCTAATCATGTCCCCATGCCTAATGGCAGCGGATTGTTTGGAGGTGGATCTTCGTCACAGTCTTGCATAGCATTTCCAAGTCCTGCAGGCAATGGTCTTTATTATATGTTTACCGTGCCCGATGCCGCGGGCGCGGCAGGTTTATGTTACAATGTGATAGACATGAATTTAAATGGAGGATTAGGAGATGTAGTCACCAAAAACGTGAACGTAGTACCCGGGCCGGTTGCCGAAAAACTTACCGCATGCAAACACGCAAACGGTATCGACTTTTGGGTGTCGGTACATGGCAATGCAAACGCAGTATATCATACCGTATTAGTAACAGCAGCTGGCGTACAACCTGCCCTCTCGCAAACTATTGGAGCGGGTCTGACAGGTATATGGACGGGAGGAATGAGCTTTAATGGTAATGGAACTAAGCTTGCCATGAGCACCTATGATATGCATACCATGGAGTTGATAGACTTTGACAATGCAACAGGAGTTTTTAGTAATCCAGCCTCGTATATTTTTCCTAACACCTATTACCCTTATAGTACTGAATTTTCTGCCTCTGGTAATTTCCTTTATTGTTGTAATGTTGATTATACTCCGGGAGAAATTTATCAGTTTGACATGAATTCAGGATCGAACGTTAATATTTGCGCAAGCGGAATTTCTATTCATACTTTTACCGATATCCCTGGAGATATTCAGTTGGCACTGGACGGCAAAATGTATTTTGCACGTTACGCCACCAGTTGGGTAGGTGTAATTAATGCCCCCGATTCAGCCGGGAGTTTCTGCAACCCGGTTACGAATGGCGTTAATGTTAGCCCCGGAGGTTGCACCTTAGGGCTTCCTGATTTTGTGACTAATTTTCTTAGTACATCGGCAAGTGTAAAAAACCTTTGTTTTGGTGATAGTACAGAATTTACGCTTGGCAATCCTGCTTCGGTAGTGGTGTCATCCTGGGACTTTGATGACCCTGCTTCAGGCCCCAACAATACTTCGTTTATTCTTGATCCCAAGCATATGTTTACAGCACCTGGCAATTATAATGTTCAGTTGATACTTGTTTATACAAACCTGTCATCTGATACCATCACCATTCCCGTTACAATCAACCCCTTGCCAACACCAAACCTAGGCCCTGATAGTACCTTGTGCATTGGTCAATTATACAACCTTAACCCGGGTGCATATAATAGTTACCTATGGAGCAATGGCAATAGTGCTAATAATATAACAGCAGCTGCAAGCGGAACCTATACCGTGACCGTTACAGATATAAACGGATGTAAAAACGTGGACTCGGTGGCGTTGGTATTTACCGCATGTGCACAGGTTATAGTTAATATCTCTTCAAGCGATTCTTTGTTCTGTGATAAAAACTGCATAGATTTCTTTGACCAAACTCTAAATAGCCCTTACTCATGGACATGGTACTTCAGTGGAGCTTCGCCTGCCTCCTCTACCGATCAAAATCCTACTAATATCTGCTATAATCAATATGGAAAGTTTGATGTAATATTGGTGGCCTGCAACTCAATCGGTTGCGATTCGGTATTTTTCCCCGGGTTTATAACTGAGTTTCAGTTGCCAACTGCCCCAATTGCAACGCTAGTTGGGGTAACATTAAACTCCACGCAGGCATTTAGCTACCAGTGGTTTATTGTTGGAGACACTACCGTTTATAGCACTGCACAGTCATTTCAGCCAATCGTAAATGGCAATTATTATGTACTTATAGCCGACAGCAATGGATGCCAGGTGCCAAGTAATGTTATTGCTTTTACAATTGGCATTGGAGAGTCGTTAACTGATGCGGGTTTTATCCTTTCGCCTAACCCTGCCAATGACATGATTGCTCTTACTGGGCCTTATATGCAAAATGTAACTATAACGGTATACGATGTGGCTGGCAAAGTGATTCAATCGTTATCATCTATTAATACCAATAGGATTTCTATTAGCACGCAAACGCTTGCCACCGGTTGCTATCATGTGCAAGTAATTGCTGATAATAGTGTGTTATGGGGAAGGTTTGTGAGGGAGTAA
- a CDS encoding T9SS type A sorting domain-containing protein has translation MKKIIIFFAFVLVAKSLIAQKEAYIWYFGNHAGIDFNSGAPVGLSNGGFDTNEGSSSICDGMGNLLFYTDGANCYDKNHNVMPNGSGLLGGWSSSQSALIVKQPLSANLYYVFTCEEFSGADGLCYSIVDMSLNGGNGDITTKNVQLYTPTAEKITAVKNFFTGDVWVISHQMGNNNFVAHSITSAGINPVPVISSAGAVYSNFSNSEIGMLKASHNGKRLAASIHGLSIFEFYDFDNATGVVSNAITCNGAQYSGAYGLEWSNNNRFVYGAIEGQGSIYQWDMLAGSAAAICNSAMQIGTSVSGGLGTLQMAPDKKIYHALNQGMAFLSVINYPDSLGMACNYDDQGFTLPSPATSRLGLPNFVASYFGNAAFINNLCLGDTTSFSVADSLSVIAVAWDFGDPGSGSANNAYTFSANHFYSAPGVYNVQLINVYLNGSSDTIPLTVTINVPTPISLGNDTTVCQGQNLVLSPGTFNTYLWSNSSTTSSITLTNSGAYSITVTDQNGCKAEDSILVTFVPCAGVIANIAASDSIFCDKNCIDFTDLSQNTPTTWMWYFSGAVPSTSTLQNPLGICYNNYGSFDVTLVACNAAGCDSVVFLNFITEFQLPTAPVVTLNGNMLSSTPAFSYQWFIVGDTTVYSIAQSFTPTINGNYYVLISDSNGCQVPGNVVGFYTAMPNLQQPGCHAYYSQEQQVLIIPCKEIVLEQEITYTVYDVHGKCVKLGVNNSGVLGININLSDVVDGIYFVSLLSQHQTYSLKFIKN, from the coding sequence ATGAAAAAAATAATTATATTTTTTGCCTTTGTATTAGTAGCCAAAAGCTTAATTGCTCAAAAAGAAGCATACATCTGGTATTTTGGTAATCATGCAGGTATCGATTTTAATTCCGGGGCACCAGTAGGATTAAGTAATGGTGGCTTCGACACCAACGAAGGCAGCTCATCTATTTGCGATGGAATGGGCAACCTTCTCTTTTATACGGATGGCGCTAACTGTTATGATAAAAATCATAACGTAATGCCCAATGGCAGTGGCTTACTGGGTGGTTGGAGTTCTTCGCAATCAGCACTAATAGTGAAACAGCCGTTGAGTGCTAATTTGTATTACGTTTTTACATGCGAAGAATTTTCGGGCGCTGATGGACTCTGCTATTCCATAGTAGATATGAGCCTCAATGGAGGCAATGGTGATATTACTACCAAGAATGTGCAATTGTATACCCCAACAGCAGAAAAAATTACTGCAGTAAAGAATTTTTTTACTGGCGATGTTTGGGTAATTAGTCATCAAATGGGTAATAATAATTTTGTGGCACATAGCATTACATCGGCAGGAATAAATCCTGTTCCGGTTATTAGCAGCGCAGGTGCCGTTTACAGTAACTTTTCAAATTCTGAAATAGGTATGCTTAAAGCCTCCCATAATGGAAAAAGATTGGCAGCATCCATACACGGGTTGTCTATCTTTGAATTTTATGACTTCGATAATGCAACCGGAGTTGTAAGCAATGCGATTACCTGCAACGGTGCACAATATTCAGGAGCTTACGGGCTTGAGTGGTCAAATAACAATCGCTTTGTATATGGAGCAATTGAGGGGCAGGGTAGTATCTATCAGTGGGACATGCTTGCCGGCAGCGCTGCGGCTATATGTAACTCTGCTATGCAAATAGGTACCAGTGTAAGCGGAGGCTTAGGCACTTTACAAATGGCTCCTGACAAAAAAATTTATCATGCCCTGAACCAGGGGATGGCGTTTTTAAGTGTAATTAATTATCCCGATTCGCTCGGAATGGCTTGTAATTATGATGACCAGGGATTTACCCTCCCTTCCCCTGCCACCAGCCGATTAGGACTGCCCAACTTTGTTGCCAGCTATTTTGGCAATGCCGCCTTTATCAATAATTTGTGTCTTGGCGATACTACAAGTTTTTCGGTTGCCGACTCGCTCAGTGTAATTGCGGTAGCTTGGGATTTTGGTGACCCCGGCTCGGGGTCTGCTAATAATGCGTATACCTTTTCGGCTAATCATTTCTACAGCGCTCCGGGTGTTTATAATGTTCAACTTATTAATGTGTACCTCAACGGATCGAGCGATACGATCCCGCTAACGGTTACCATAAACGTTCCTACCCCCATATCACTAGGCAATGACACCACCGTTTGCCAAGGTCAAAACCTTGTATTAAGCCCCGGTACTTTTAACACATACTTGTGGAGCAATAGCTCCACAACATCTAGCATAACCCTAACCAACAGTGGAGCGTATAGTATTACCGTTACAGATCAAAACGGCTGCAAGGCGGAAGACAGCATTTTGGTTACTTTTGTCCCATGCGCGGGAGTCATCGCAAATATTGCAGCAAGCGACAGCATTTTCTGCGATAAAAATTGTATTGACTTTACCGACCTGTCGCAGAACACGCCAACAACATGGATGTGGTATTTTTCAGGGGCCGTTCCTTCTACCAGCACGCTTCAAAATCCATTGGGAATATGTTATAATAACTATGGTAGTTTTGATGTAACCCTTGTGGCCTGCAATGCCGCAGGCTGCGATTCCGTAGTGTTTCTAAACTTTATTACGGAGTTTCAATTGCCTACTGCACCAGTAGTTACGTTAAACGGCAATATGCTTAGCAGCACACCTGCCTTTAGCTATCAGTGGTTCATAGTAGGAGATACTACAGTGTACAGCATTGCACAATCATTTACGCCTACCATTAATGGTAACTATTACGTTCTCATTTCGGATAGTAATGGTTGTCAGGTACCTGGAAATGTAGTTGGTTTTTATACTGCCATGCCAAATCTTCAGCAACCCGGATGCCACGCATACTACAGTCAAGAGCAACAAGTCTTAATAATTCCATGTAAAGAAATAGTATTAGAACAGGAAATAACTTACACGGTATATGATGTTCATGGCAAGTGTGTGAAATTGGGAGTAAATAATTCAGGAGTATTGGGGATAAACATTAATTTATCTGATGTGGTAGATGGAATATATTTTGTTTCGTTACTTTCGCAACATCAAACATATTCTCTGAAATTTATCAAAAACTAA
- a CDS encoding T9SS type A sorting domain-containing protein, translating to MKQITFLFFLMLLYKTNAQNATNTWYYGGNAGCEFSSGSPVVLNNGAMNTNEGCITQSDAFGNLLFYSDGITVYNANHVAMPNGTGLFGGFSASQSCVVVPDPGNTLRYYIFTIPDVGGPSGLTYSLIDMTLNGGLGDIMTKNVTVQAGSFAEKLHGVYIPGSKNAWVMVQLNNSNTYVKVQVTSAGVGLPQSQTIGSVHPFAVGCLKFSHDGKKVAVADYANDAFELFDFDSQTGTLSNPAKYTFPFNFPTYGFEFSEKGRYLYVGNVDVIPGLAYQYDMISGVNSTIITTGVQVLSVQNYIGQLQLAPNGKIYTPSWSNNFLSVINAPDSAGTACNGVANAFSTNNTVYLGMPQWIAGTLGSPLLYENFCFGDTTKFAVADSLSVVAVSWDFGDPSTGPNNTSYIYQPYHIFSAPGTYNVQVVMVYFNSSVDTINIQIDITVCNQVVAALAASDTSFCDKNCIDFFDQSQFAPNSWQWTFTGASPSSSTDQNPTGICYNNYGSFDVQLIACNAAGCDTVWLPAFITEFQLPATPVITLNGNTLTSTVAYAYQWFIVGDTSVYGTSQSFTPTVSGNYYVLISDSNGCQVPSNVIGFYLYVSEITDENIQYSFNPQSGLLQFTLSQLQQNNKITYTVYDAKGAIVDHNALSGAQHNSLMLNFASGIYAVQLVGEHFLGTIRVVKQ from the coding sequence ATGAAGCAAATTACGTTTTTATTTTTTCTGATGCTACTATATAAAACAAACGCTCAGAATGCCACAAATACCTGGTATTATGGTGGTAATGCAGGATGCGAGTTTAGTAGCGGCTCTCCTGTAGTTCTTAATAACGGTGCCATGAACACCAACGAAGGATGTATTACCCAAAGTGATGCGTTTGGTAATCTTTTATTTTATAGCGATGGCATAACGGTGTACAACGCAAATCATGTTGCTATGCCCAATGGTACCGGACTGTTTGGAGGTTTTAGTGCTTCGCAGTCATGTGTGGTAGTTCCTGATCCCGGCAATACATTGCGATATTATATTTTTACGATACCCGATGTTGGAGGCCCCTCAGGTCTTACTTACAGCCTTATTGATATGACCCTAAATGGAGGTCTGGGAGATATAATGACAAAAAATGTCACCGTACAGGCAGGCTCATTTGCCGAAAAACTACATGGTGTTTATATACCTGGCAGCAAGAATGCTTGGGTAATGGTACAACTTAACAATAGCAATACTTACGTTAAAGTACAAGTTACATCTGCAGGAGTGGGATTGCCCCAATCGCAAACTATTGGCAGTGTGCATCCTTTTGCAGTAGGATGTTTAAAATTTTCGCACGATGGAAAAAAAGTTGCTGTAGCTGATTATGCAAATGATGCATTCGAATTATTTGACTTCGATTCTCAAACAGGCACATTAAGCAACCCGGCCAAATATACCTTCCCATTTAATTTTCCAACGTATGGATTTGAGTTTTCAGAAAAAGGCAGGTATCTATATGTGGGAAACGTAGATGTAATACCCGGCCTTGCCTATCAATATGATATGATCTCAGGAGTTAACTCAACAATTATTACAACCGGTGTTCAGGTATTAAGTGTGCAAAATTATATCGGACAGTTACAATTGGCCCCCAATGGCAAAATCTATACTCCATCGTGGTCAAACAATTTTTTGAGTGTAATTAATGCCCCTGATTCGGCAGGTACTGCTTGCAATGGCGTGGCCAATGCATTTAGTACAAACAATACAGTTTACTTGGGCATGCCCCAATGGATAGCTGGCACATTAGGCTCACCCTTGCTATACGAAAATTTTTGTTTTGGCGATACTACAAAGTTTGCCGTTGCCGATTCATTGTCTGTAGTAGCAGTGTCGTGGGACTTTGGCGATCCTTCTACCGGGCCTAACAATACTAGTTATATCTATCAGCCTTATCATATATTTTCGGCACCGGGCACCTATAATGTACAAGTAGTTATGGTATATTTTAATTCTAGTGTTGATACTATTAACATTCAAATAGATATTACGGTATGCAATCAGGTAGTTGCTGCATTAGCTGCAAGCGATACTTCGTTTTGCGATAAAAATTGTATCGACTTTTTTGATCAATCACAATTTGCACCTAATTCGTGGCAGTGGACTTTTACCGGGGCTTCACCATCTTCATCAACCGATCAAAATCCAACCGGAATATGCTACAATAATTATGGCAGCTTTGATGTACAACTTATAGCCTGCAATGCTGCAGGGTGCGATACGGTTTGGCTTCCTGCGTTTATTACCGAATTTCAATTGCCTGCTACTCCTGTTATTACGCTCAATGGCAATACCCTTACCAGCACTGTTGCATATGCTTATCAATGGTTTATTGTTGGCGACACTTCTGTGTATGGAACTTCGCAATCATTTACGCCCACTGTTAGCGGAAATTATTATGTACTCATTAGCGATAGTAACGGATGCCAGGTGCCAAGCAATGTTATAGGTTTTTATCTTTATGTATCTGAAATTACAGATGAAAACATTCAATATTCGTTTAATCCACAAAGTGGCTTACTGCAATTTACGCTTAGCCAGTTACAACAGAATAATAAAATAACGTACACCGTATATGATGCTAAAGGAGCCATCGTGGATCACAATGCACTGTCGGGCGCGCAACATAATTCCCTTATGCTCAATTTTGCCTCCGGCATATATGCCGTGCAGTTAGTAGGCGAGCATTTTTTAGGCACCATTAGAGTAGTCAAACAATAA
- a CDS encoding DUF2157 domain-containing protein, translated as MPKSPIKELVIADLVKPELLQHIEACEKTRPGSIYTPVSMLLYTGSSAVLGAVSILIYKHFEQIGHLALLIALFSMCLMGLFICFVKRTKYETTLWYDYLLSSSAVLLSIAVAYMQYQFGVFGNLHWMAFLVPAFFQAILAYYFDDVAVLCIAISNVAASIGIKFVLVTGYLLFPFQHEAVFYSAIALGLGLFVTGYFHHRKLFFAHFSFSYYTFGFHLVSISLIALSNLSLHLLWFLILLAVLYFSFRLALQLKSFVMYVFVVLYAYAGTTFIIVNTTGFGSGYFAMIYFIATAIMAIKYIRHYRHKFDIK; from the coding sequence ATGCCAAAGTCACCTATCAAAGAGCTTGTTATTGCAGATTTAGTAAAGCCTGAATTGCTGCAGCATATTGAAGCATGCGAAAAAACCAGGCCAGGGTCCATTTATACTCCCGTGTCTATGTTGCTATATACCGGCAGTAGCGCAGTTTTAGGAGCTGTAAGTATACTTATATACAAGCATTTTGAGCAGATAGGCCATCTGGCACTACTAATTGCATTGTTTTCTATGTGTTTAATGGGTTTGTTTATTTGTTTTGTAAAGCGGACAAAGTATGAAACCACTTTATGGTATGATTATTTGCTTTCGTCAAGTGCAGTGCTGTTGTCTATTGCAGTAGCTTATATGCAATATCAATTTGGAGTGTTTGGAAATTTGCATTGGATGGCTTTCCTGGTACCGGCATTTTTTCAAGCAATACTTGCATATTATTTTGATGATGTTGCAGTGCTCTGCATTGCTATATCAAACGTTGCAGCTTCTATCGGAATTAAATTTGTACTGGTAACAGGTTACCTCTTATTTCCGTTTCAGCACGAAGCGGTTTTTTACAGCGCTATTGCTCTTGGTTTGGGTTTGTTTGTAACAGGTTATTTCCATCATCGAAAACTTTTCTTTGCTCATTTTTCTTTTTCATATTACACCTTTGGTTTTCACCTGGTATCCATATCGCTTATAGCGTTAAGCAATTTAAGCCTGCATTTGCTTTGGTTCCTAATCCTGTTAGCTGTTTTGTATTTTTCGTTTCGCCTAGCTTTACAGTTAAAATCTTTTGTCATGTATGTATTTGTTGTACTATATGCCTATGCAGGCACAACCTTTATTATCGTAAATACCACTGGATTTGGATCGGGCTATTTTGCCATGATATATTTTATTGCCACGGCTATCATGGCCATCAAATACATTCGCCATTACAGGCATAAATTTGACATCAAATGA
- a CDS encoding TolC family protein, protein MKSLKLTIVFFLLSIVFAQAQKWSLKECIEYALNNNLTIQQSALNAELTHLQLKQNKFNLLPTVNGQAGQNNNFGRTVDPFTNQFTTQEINSMQLNINAGLTLFNGLQLQNAIAQSKLDYKAGKQDLEKVINDISLAVATAYLQSLFAMEQKKATELRLQSSSKQEEFIKKQVLAGVLPEGSLYDINAQVATEELAVLNAGNQVIQSLLTLRQLMNLDSAETEFNIIVPDLALPDQSIANYTAQQIYINALRVQPDVQSAETRVLSARKGTAIAVGRLSPQISMFGALGTGYSSALRALDGTPLLKGFLPNGDVTSTGDLVLSPDFDVKLKGVSISNQFDQNFNKSFGFSLQLPIFNGLSTQNSIKRAKLSVKQSELNLTTVQNNLFKNIQQAVTDVKAAQSRYDAAQKSANANKLAYNYADKRFIAGLATSLDFLNAKNNLARADSELLQARFDLIFKIKVLEFYNGNKLTL, encoded by the coding sequence ATGAAATCACTAAAGCTGACCATAGTTTTTTTCTTACTATCCATAGTTTTTGCGCAAGCGCAAAAATGGAGTTTGAAAGAATGCATAGAATATGCACTAAATAATAATTTGACCATACAGCAATCTGCCCTTAACGCTGAACTAACACATCTGCAATTAAAGCAAAATAAATTTAACCTGCTGCCTACCGTTAACGGACAGGCAGGTCAGAACAATAATTTTGGTCGAACAGTAGATCCCTTTACAAATCAATTTACAACGCAGGAAATAAATTCCATGCAGCTAAATATCAATGCAGGACTCACCCTCTTTAATGGGTTGCAATTGCAAAATGCAATTGCCCAAAGCAAACTTGATTATAAAGCCGGCAAACAAGATTTGGAAAAGGTAATTAACGATATATCGTTGGCAGTGGCCACAGCATACTTACAATCGCTTTTTGCTATGGAGCAAAAAAAGGCAACCGAATTGCGCTTACAATCCTCTTCGAAACAAGAGGAATTTATTAAGAAGCAAGTACTTGCGGGAGTTTTGCCTGAGGGTAGTTTGTATGATATAAATGCGCAAGTAGCTACCGAAGAGTTGGCAGTATTAAATGCAGGCAACCAGGTAATACAGTCACTGTTAACATTACGGCAATTGATGAATCTGGATAGTGCAGAAACAGAATTTAATATCATTGTTCCTGATCTTGCTCTGCCCGACCAATCGATCGCAAATTACACGGCACAACAAATCTATATAAATGCTTTGCGAGTTCAACCCGATGTGCAAAGTGCAGAAACTCGAGTGCTTAGTGCCCGCAAAGGCACTGCCATTGCAGTAGGAAGATTGTCGCCACAAATAAGTATGTTTGGGGCTCTTGGTACTGGTTATTCGAGTGCCTTACGCGCCTTAGATGGCACTCCGTTGCTCAAAGGGTTTTTGCCAAATGGTGATGTTACCTCAACTGGCGACCTTGTTCTTAGTCCCGATTTTGATGTCAAATTAAAAGGTGTTTCCATATCCAATCAATTCGATCAAAACTTTAACAAGTCGTTTGGTTTTAGTTTACAGTTACCTATTTTTAATGGGTTGAGCACACAAAATAGTATCAAACGAGCAAAATTAAGTGTAAAGCAATCGGAGCTAAATCTTACTACAGTTCAGAATAATCTTTTTAAAAATATACAACAAGCTGTTACAGATGTAAAAGCAGCTCAATCGCGTTATGATGCAGCACAAAAATCTGCCAATGCTAACAAGCTTGCCTATAACTATGCAGATAAGAGATTTATAGCCGGCCTGGCAACTTCGCTCGATTTTTTGAATGCAAAAAACAATCTTGCACGTGCAGATTCAGAATTGCTCCAGGCGCGGTTCGATTTGATTTTTAAAATCAAAGTTCTGGAATTTTATAACGGAAACAAACTAACTCTTTAA